One Pseudopipra pipra isolate bDixPip1 chromosome 30, bDixPip1.hap1, whole genome shotgun sequence genomic region harbors:
- the AAAS gene encoding aladin isoform X1: protein MCTLGLFPPPPPPGDVTLYELNNDLICGRLSEQLPLSFQSQVPDLPVLSLPKEPLKAHGRQEPSARPPFIHHRESPWKRCLSAWRDAGLCGVLREVASAEEEGLRWLRTGSSHMLAVCRWLSSLHGSLFPHLSLTSEDMIAAFSQAVDWAGCPVRAFAWHPHTNKFAVALLDDSIRVYNSNSATVPSLKHRLQRNVASMAWKPLCASILAVACQSCVLVWHLDPTSLSTRPSSGCAQVLSYPGHSPVTSLAWAPSGERLLSASPVDTAMLVWDVSTENCVQLQWFGGGGVTYLAWSPDGSKVLAATPSAVFRVWEAQMWTCERWPTIRGRCQTGCWSPDGSRLLFTVLGESVIYSLSFSEYRGEMQGQVGGSKTASIVADLSETTFETLYGDERIGGEVHSMVWDPTGERLAVIIRGHPDSPGSQTAIAVFRTRNSPVFELLPCGFVRGERGALPQIIAFHPCFPRGALLTVCWSSGKISHIPFFFVSAHVPLASPRRSPVPVVASVREQPLFSEL from the exons ATGTGCACCCTGGGGCTgttcccgccgccgcccccccccgGGGATGTCACCCTGTACGAGCTCAACAACGACCTGATCTGCGGCCGCCTCAGCGAGCAGCTCCCGCTGTCCTTCCAGAGCCAG GTGCCCGACCTGCCCGTGCTCAGCCTGCCCAAGGAGCCCCTCAAGGCTCACGGGCGGCAGGAGCCCAGCGCCCGCCCGCCCTTCATCCACCACCGCGAGTCCCCGTGGAAGCGCTGCCTCAGCGCCTG GCGCGACGCGGGGCTCTGCGGGGTGCTCCGGGAGGTGGCCAGCGCCGAGGAGGAGG GGCTGCGATGGCTGAGGACGGGCTCGAGCCACATGCTGGCCGTGTGCCGCTGGCTCTCCTCGCTCCACGGATCCCTGTTCCCACACCTCTCC CTGACCAGTGAGGACATGATTGCAGCCTTCTCCCAGGCCGTGGACTG gGCCGGATGCCCCGTGCGGGCCTTTGCCTGGCACCCCCACACCAACAAGTTTGCTGTGGCACTTCTGGACGATTCCATCCGGGTCTACAACTCCAACag TGCCACCGTCCCCTCGCTGAAGCATCGCCTGCAGAGGAACGTGGCCTCCATGGCCTGGAAGCCCCTCTGTGCCTCCATCCTGGCCGTGGCCTGCCAGAGCTGTGTCCTGGTGTGGCACCTGGatcccacctccctctccaccaG ACCGTCATCAGGCTGTGCCCAGGTTCTGTCCTacccagggcacagccctgtcACCAGCCTGGCCTGGGCACCCAGCGGGGAGCGGCTGCTCTCGGCGTCACCGGTCGACACGGCCATGCtg GTGTGGGACGTGTCCACTGAGAACTGTGTCCAGCTGCAGTGGTTTGGGGGTGGTGGTGTCACTTACTTGGCCTGGTCACCCGATGGCAGCAAGGTGCTGGCAGCCACCCCCTCGGCCGTGTTCCG GGTGTGGGAGGCTCAGATGTGGACGTGTGAGCGGTGGCCCACTATCAGAGGACGCTGCCAG ACGGGGTGCTGGAGCCCGGACGGCAGCCGACTGCTCTTCACGGTGCTGGGGGAGTCCGTCATCTACTCCTTGTCCTTCTCCGAGTACCGGG GGGAGATGCAGGGGCAGGTGGGGGGCTCCAAAACAGCCTCGATCGTGGCAGACCTGTCCGAGACCACCTTCGAGACGCTCTACGGGGACGAGAG GATTGGAGGAGAGGTGCATTCCATGGTGTGGGACCCCACTGGAGAGAGACTCGCAGTGATCATCAGAG gacaCCCCGACTCTCCGGGCAGCCAGACGGCCATCGCCGTGTTCCGCACCCGCAACAGCCCCGTCTTCGAGCTCCTGCCCTG CGGGTTCGTGCGGGGCGAGCGCGGTGCCCTGCCCCAGATCATCGCCTTCCACCCCTGCTTCCCACGAGGAGCCCTCCTGACCGTG TGCTGGTCCTCGGGGAAGATCAGCCACATCCCCTTCTTCTTCGTCAGTGCCCACGTGCCCCTGGCCAGCCCCCGGCGCAGCCCCGTCCCCGTCGTGGCCAGTGTGAGGGAGCAGCCCCTCTTCTCGGAGCTGTGA
- the AAAS gene encoding aladin isoform X2: protein MCTLGLFPPPPPPGDVTLYELNNDLICGRLSEQLPLSFQSQVPDLPVLSLPKEPLKAHGRQEPSARPPFIHHRESPWKRCLSAWRDAGLCGVLREVASAEEEGLRWLRTGSSHMLAVCRWLSSLHGSLFPHLSLTSEDMIAAFSQAVDWAGCPVRAFAWHPHTNKFAVALLDDSIRVYNSNRSPCSPRECQSLLRRRLCRLVLRPPPRCPASALSPSWDFWPARALSCPRAGLGAAQANCTSATVPSLKHRLQRNVASMAWKPLCASILAVACQSCVLVWHLDPTSLSTRPSSGCAQVLSYPGHSPVTSLAWAPSGERLLSASPVDTAMLVWDVSTENCVQLQWFGGGGVTYLAWSPDGSKVLAATPSAVFRVWEAQMWTCERWPTIRGRCQTGCWSPDGSRLLFTVLGESVIYSLSFSEYRGEMQGQVGGSKTASIVADLSETTFETLYGDERIGGEVHSMVWDPTGERLAVIIRGHPDSPGSQTAIAVFRTRNSPVFELLPCGFVRGERGALPQIIAFHPCFPRGALLTVCWSSGKISHIPFFFVSAHVPLASPRRSPVPVVASVREQPLFSEL, encoded by the exons ATGTGCACCCTGGGGCTgttcccgccgccgcccccccccgGGGATGTCACCCTGTACGAGCTCAACAACGACCTGATCTGCGGCCGCCTCAGCGAGCAGCTCCCGCTGTCCTTCCAGAGCCAG GTGCCCGACCTGCCCGTGCTCAGCCTGCCCAAGGAGCCCCTCAAGGCTCACGGGCGGCAGGAGCCCAGCGCCCGCCCGCCCTTCATCCACCACCGCGAGTCCCCGTGGAAGCGCTGCCTCAGCGCCTG GCGCGACGCGGGGCTCTGCGGGGTGCTCCGGGAGGTGGCCAGCGCCGAGGAGGAGG GGCTGCGATGGCTGAGGACGGGCTCGAGCCACATGCTGGCCGTGTGCCGCTGGCTCTCCTCGCTCCACGGATCCCTGTTCCCACACCTCTCC CTGACCAGTGAGGACATGATTGCAGCCTTCTCCCAGGCCGTGGACTG gGCCGGATGCCCCGTGCGGGCCTTTGCCTGGCACCCCCACACCAACAAGTTTGCTGTGGCACTTCTGGACGATTCCATCCGGGTCTACAACTCCAACag gtctccctgctcccccagggaATGCCAATCCCTCCTCAGGAGAAGACTGTGCCGGCTGGTCCTGCGGCCCCCTCCGCGCTGCCCTGCTTCAGccctctctcccagctgggATTTCTGGCCAGCCCGGgccctctcctgccccagggctgggctgggggcagctcaGGCCAATTGCACCAG TGCCACCGTCCCCTCGCTGAAGCATCGCCTGCAGAGGAACGTGGCCTCCATGGCCTGGAAGCCCCTCTGTGCCTCCATCCTGGCCGTGGCCTGCCAGAGCTGTGTCCTGGTGTGGCACCTGGatcccacctccctctccaccaG ACCGTCATCAGGCTGTGCCCAGGTTCTGTCCTacccagggcacagccctgtcACCAGCCTGGCCTGGGCACCCAGCGGGGAGCGGCTGCTCTCGGCGTCACCGGTCGACACGGCCATGCtg GTGTGGGACGTGTCCACTGAGAACTGTGTCCAGCTGCAGTGGTTTGGGGGTGGTGGTGTCACTTACTTGGCCTGGTCACCCGATGGCAGCAAGGTGCTGGCAGCCACCCCCTCGGCCGTGTTCCG GGTGTGGGAGGCTCAGATGTGGACGTGTGAGCGGTGGCCCACTATCAGAGGACGCTGCCAG ACGGGGTGCTGGAGCCCGGACGGCAGCCGACTGCTCTTCACGGTGCTGGGGGAGTCCGTCATCTACTCCTTGTCCTTCTCCGAGTACCGGG GGGAGATGCAGGGGCAGGTGGGGGGCTCCAAAACAGCCTCGATCGTGGCAGACCTGTCCGAGACCACCTTCGAGACGCTCTACGGGGACGAGAG GATTGGAGGAGAGGTGCATTCCATGGTGTGGGACCCCACTGGAGAGAGACTCGCAGTGATCATCAGAG gacaCCCCGACTCTCCGGGCAGCCAGACGGCCATCGCCGTGTTCCGCACCCGCAACAGCCCCGTCTTCGAGCTCCTGCCCTG CGGGTTCGTGCGGGGCGAGCGCGGTGCCCTGCCCCAGATCATCGCCTTCCACCCCTGCTTCCCACGAGGAGCCCTCCTGACCGTG TGCTGGTCCTCGGGGAAGATCAGCCACATCCCCTTCTTCTTCGTCAGTGCCCACGTGCCCCTGGCCAGCCCCCGGCGCAGCCCCGTCCCCGTCGTGGCCAGTGTGAGGGAGCAGCCCCTCTTCTCGGAGCTGTGA
- the MYG1 gene encoding MYG1 exonuclease, giving the protein MRGLLRAVRLMAGTGVGTGGSGGSSMAGIGTGGSVATAAGQKRPRPEPAPLIGTHDGTFHCDEALACFLLRLLPRYRDAEVVRTRDPQRLAQCDVVVDVGGEYDPERHRYDHHQRSFTESMRSLRPDKPWSTKLSSAGLVYCHFGSQILAALLGQPEDGPVVTALYDKLYENFVEEIDAIDNGIAQAEGEPRYALTTTLSARVGHLNPRWNDPDQDTEAGFRRAMELVGSEFLDRLDFYHRAWLPARALVEEAVRRRFEVDSSGQVLELPQGGCPWKEHLFQLEKELALPRPLQLVLFPDRGGQWRVQSVPTGPHTFQSRLPLPEAWRGLRDEALSQLCGVPGCVFVHASGFIGGNRSREGALEMARRALRHGGGTQSG; this is encoded by the exons ATGCGCGGTCTCTTACGCGCCGTCCGGCTCATGGCGGGGACCGGGGTCGGGACCGGGGGCTCCGGAGGCTCCTCCATGGCCGGGATCGGGACCGGGGGCTCCGTCGCCACCGCGGCCGGGCAGAAGCGGCCGCGGCCCGAGCCCGCCCCGCTCATCGGCACCCACGACGGCACCTTCCACTGCGACGAGGCGCTCGCGTGTTTCCTGCTGCGGCTCCTGCCCCGCTACCGG GACGCGGAGGTGGTGCGGACGCGGGACCCCCAGCGCCTGGCCCAGTGTGACGTGGTGGTGGACGTGGGGGGCGAGTACGACCCCGAGCGGCACCGCTACGACCACCACCAGAG GTCCTTCACAGAGTCCATGAGGAGCCTCCGGCCCGACAAGCCCTGGAGCACGAAGCTGAGCAGCGCCGGGCTGGTCTATTGTCACTTCGGCTCCCAGATCCTGGCGGCGCTCCTGGGGCAGCCGGAGGACGGGCCCGTGGTCACGGCGCTCTACGATAAG CTCTACGAGAACTTTGTGGAGGAGATCGATGCCATCGACAACGGGATCGCGCAGGCGGAGGGGGAGCCCCGCTACGCCCTCACCACCACCCTGAGCGCCCGCGTGGGGCACCTGAACCCCCGCTGGAACGACCCCGACCAGGACACCGAG GCGGGGTTCAGGCGGGCGATGGAGCTGGTGGGGAGTGAGTTCCTGGACCGGCTCGACTTCTACCACCGGGCCTGGCTGCCGGCACGGGCGCTGGTGGAAGAGGCCGTTCGGCGCCGCTTCGAG GTGGACTCAAGTgggcaggtgctggagctgccccagggcggctgcccctggaaggagcaccttttccagctggagaaggagctggccctgcccaggccaCTCCAGCTCGTGCTGTTCCCGGACCGGGGTGGGCAGTGGCGGGTTCAGAGCGTCCCCACGGGACCCCACACCTTCCAGAGCCG gctgcccctgcCCGAGGCGTGGCGGGGGCTGCGGGACgaggccctgtcccagctctgcgGGGTCCCCGGCTGCGTCTTCGTCCACGCCAGCGGCTTCATCGGCGGCAACCGGAGCCGGGAGGGGGCCCTGGAGATGGCACGGCGGGCACTGCGGCACGGGGGGGGCACGCAGAGCGGGTGA